A single Paenibacillus kribbensis DNA region contains:
- a CDS encoding carbohydrate ABC transporter permease: MKLKNNIGSILLFLLPTLAGLFLFKLYPIFSAVVQSVYTTQFFTGEKSFVGLQNYQSLFADPVFWNSLKVTLVFNLIINPLQIVLAFALAMLLNTKIKRIAFFRGIHFVPVAVSVPTACVLWNIMLSPEQGVVNSILVALGLDPQPFLGSSLQALGSIIAIASWKGVGYWSLFLLAGLQEIPGSLLEASSLDGASRWKQFVHVILPLMKRPLTFIVVAVTTANFLLFSPMYILTKGGPENSTNVLMLESFNNAFLYSDMGRSYAIMVILLLITLTVVALQFKWLRTSH; the protein is encoded by the coding sequence ATGAAACTGAAAAATAATATTGGCTCTATCCTGCTCTTTCTACTGCCTACCCTTGCCGGGCTGTTTCTGTTTAAGCTGTATCCCATCTTCAGCGCTGTAGTGCAAAGTGTATACACGACACAATTTTTTACAGGCGAAAAAAGCTTCGTCGGATTGCAGAACTACCAATCCTTGTTCGCGGACCCCGTGTTCTGGAATTCGCTGAAGGTAACGCTGGTGTTCAATCTGATCATTAACCCGCTGCAAATTGTACTGGCCTTCGCGCTGGCGATGCTGTTAAATACGAAAATCAAGCGGATTGCTTTCTTTCGCGGTATTCATTTCGTACCTGTCGCCGTATCCGTCCCGACCGCCTGCGTCTTATGGAACATTATGCTCAGCCCCGAGCAGGGCGTCGTAAATTCGATTTTGGTTGCGCTGGGACTGGACCCGCAGCCGTTTTTGGGTAGCAGCCTCCAGGCGCTCGGCTCCATTATCGCGATTGCGTCATGGAAGGGTGTCGGCTATTGGTCGCTGTTCCTGCTGGCCGGTCTCCAGGAGATTCCCGGTTCGCTGCTTGAAGCCTCCTCCCTGGACGGAGCGAGCCGTTGGAAGCAATTTGTCCATGTGATCCTTCCGCTTATGAAACGCCCACTCACCTTTATCGTCGTGGCCGTGACGACGGCAAATTTCCTGCTGTTTTCACCGATGTACATTTTGACCAAAGGCGGGCCTGAAAACAGTACGAATGTGCTGATGCTTGAAAGCTTCAATAACGCTTTTCTATATTCCGATATGGGCAGATCGTACGCGATTATGGTCATTTTGCTGCTGATTACGCTAACTGTTGTCGCCCTGCAGTTCAAGTGGCTGCGGACCTCCCATTAG
- a CDS encoding ABC transporter substrate-binding protein — MIPKQPVKRFAAWCAPMLAAAVLFTGCSQGAGTSADSSSSNGQGSSTSSATTEISFEAYSNYEKPLTKVVEAFEQQNPNIKVKMNLVPIDQLTETIEIKLSSKAEDLDVLFVDTPLVMNYSVKGYLEPLDSLIPADAKAKWTKSAVDTVSYKGELMAAPMNSSSQVLYYNKDIFKKKGIPFPDADKRMTWEEVRDLAKQLTSDNVYGFSFEQVDKAYQLLALSDSLSAKMLSDDGLVSSGYSNSPEAVKAFQFYADLFNKDKVSPKIKKEESIDYFTSGKVAMFVSTNQNMPKIRDSGLNFGVTLHPYFAGQKVATPTGAWNVGISKYSEHKEASAKFIKFLTLGEGAKILFKEGGTLPPQIDLLNSIDTDPKYEQFPDNVIRIAAKESRETAVPRPKTPGYLEWEKNMNKAFEDMKNGADPQKALDDAVHVIDNLLKKYKGVAAN; from the coding sequence ATGATTCCCAAACAACCGGTAAAACGCTTTGCCGCTTGGTGTGCGCCTATGCTGGCGGCAGCCGTCCTTTTTACAGGCTGTTCGCAGGGAGCGGGCACATCTGCAGATTCTTCAAGCTCGAACGGGCAAGGCTCCTCCACTTCTTCTGCAACAACGGAGATTTCGTTTGAGGCCTACTCCAATTACGAGAAGCCGCTCACGAAGGTGGTCGAAGCTTTTGAACAGCAAAATCCGAACATCAAAGTCAAAATGAATCTCGTTCCGATTGACCAATTGACAGAAACGATCGAAATCAAGCTCAGCTCCAAAGCCGAGGATTTGGACGTGCTGTTTGTCGATACCCCACTGGTCATGAACTATTCCGTGAAAGGCTATCTGGAGCCGCTGGATTCTCTGATCCCAGCCGATGCTAAGGCCAAATGGACGAAATCCGCGGTGGACACGGTATCGTACAAAGGCGAGCTCATGGCTGCGCCTATGAACAGCTCCAGCCAGGTGCTTTACTACAATAAAGATATTTTTAAAAAGAAAGGCATTCCTTTCCCGGACGCTGACAAGCGTATGACGTGGGAGGAAGTCCGGGATTTGGCGAAACAGCTGACTTCGGATAACGTATACGGTTTTTCCTTCGAGCAGGTGGACAAAGCGTACCAGCTTTTGGCCCTGTCGGATAGCCTGAGCGCCAAAATGCTCAGCGACGACGGACTGGTGTCCAGCGGCTATTCGAATTCGCCGGAGGCCGTCAAGGCCTTCCAATTTTACGCGGACCTGTTCAACAAGGACAAAGTCAGCCCGAAAATCAAAAAAGAAGAATCCATCGACTATTTTACATCCGGCAAAGTGGCGATGTTCGTGTCCACCAACCAGAACATGCCGAAGATTAGGGATTCCGGCTTGAACTTTGGCGTCACGCTGCATCCGTATTTCGCGGGTCAGAAAGTAGCCACGCCAACCGGGGCATGGAACGTGGGTATCTCCAAATATTCCGAGCACAAAGAGGCATCCGCCAAGTTCATTAAATTTCTGACGTTGGGCGAAGGAGCAAAAATCCTGTTTAAAGAAGGAGGGACGCTGCCTCCACAGATCGATCTGCTCAATTCCATCGACACCGATCCGAAATATGAGCAGTTCCCTGACAATGTCATCCGCATTGCTGCCAAGGAATCGCGCGAAACTGCCGTTCCCCGTCCCAAAACGCCCGGTTACCTGGAATGGGAAAAGAATATGAACAAAGCATTTGAAGATATGAAAAACGGTGCCGATCCGCAAAAAGCGCTGGATGATGCCGTCCACGTCATAGATAACCTATTGAAAAAATATAAGGGTGTAGCAGCAAATTGA
- a CDS encoding nucleoside hydrolase: MSRIILDTDIGTNADDAVALALALRSTEIRIEGITTVYGKVRTRAQIAQKVLNLCGACHIPVCPGIELPLLRNRPLLRAGIEGKGLHLEESGSKFDRHAVDFIMQSVMEHPGEITLVMIGPHTNVAAAMIREPRIAECVKQIVMMGGVTRLAPNGSDLSPVEHNIQCDPEAAAIVFSSGAPILMLGLDVTRQAVFSREEADLMGASGTPLAGTLVRMMHDFMDYMQRDFSYMCDPLAIAVLIDPTLIRTKRMDIRVQYERGEFSGQTIAEACADGNVETALEVDTARFFELLNHRLFFTG; this comes from the coding sequence TTGTCGAGAATTATTTTGGATACGGATATCGGAACCAACGCGGACGATGCGGTGGCGCTCGCCCTCGCTCTTAGATCAACGGAAATCCGTATTGAAGGCATCACCACCGTCTACGGAAAAGTCCGGACCCGCGCGCAAATTGCGCAAAAAGTGCTGAACCTGTGCGGAGCCTGTCATATCCCGGTATGTCCCGGGATCGAATTACCGCTTCTGCGCAACCGTCCGCTACTCAGAGCAGGAATCGAGGGAAAAGGCTTGCACCTGGAAGAAAGCGGAAGCAAGTTTGACAGGCATGCGGTCGATTTTATCATGCAATCCGTAATGGAGCATCCTGGAGAAATTACACTTGTCATGATCGGTCCGCATACGAACGTTGCGGCGGCCATGATCCGGGAGCCCCGTATTGCCGAGTGTGTGAAACAGATTGTCATGATGGGCGGCGTTACCCGTCTTGCTCCTAACGGCAGCGATTTGTCACCTGTCGAGCATAATATCCAATGCGATCCGGAGGCGGCAGCGATTGTTTTTTCAAGCGGAGCGCCCATCCTAATGCTTGGTCTGGACGTGACCCGGCAAGCTGTATTTTCCAGGGAAGAAGCTGACCTCATGGGGGCCAGCGGAACTCCGCTTGCGGGAACCCTTGTACGGATGATGCATGACTTTATGGACTACATGCAGCGAGATTTTTCGTATATGTGCGACCCGCTCGCCATCGCCGTGCTTATCGATCCTACATTGATCCGCACCAAACGGATGGACATCCGGGTCCAGTATGAACGCGGAGAATTTTCCGGACAAACGATCGCTGAGGCATGTGCAGACGGGAATGTGGAAACAGCGCTTGAGGTTGATACTGCCCGTTTTTTTGAACTGCTGAACCACAGATTGTTTTTTACGGGATAA
- a CDS encoding Crp/Fnr family transcriptional regulator, with protein MLDLAAKTVSTGSKASKRSIDSVYALHRKYGTLRRFPKGSFVFTKGSVPVGSYFIENGLLKVCQFTEEGRDVTFFIRKTGDAFGLAEIVLGQNHPCYAQCLHDSQIWVLDAAIIQEKIHSDHEVMSDILYTMTDRLIHHQSTVELLISKPVPWRLAWLLQQLGTPVGDGDSRIDLVLNHEEISNMIGCSRQTVSELLSKWKAQGIISYDRKHIVLHNVQAIFGASGMN; from the coding sequence ATGCTTGATTTAGCGGCAAAGACTGTATCTACCGGGTCGAAAGCGTCGAAGCGCTCCATCGATTCCGTGTATGCCCTGCACCGCAAATACGGAACCTTGCGGAGGTTCCCGAAAGGCTCGTTTGTCTTTACCAAAGGAAGTGTTCCTGTCGGCTCCTATTTCATCGAAAACGGACTGCTCAAGGTATGCCAATTTACCGAGGAAGGACGGGATGTAACCTTTTTCATCCGAAAAACCGGGGACGCCTTCGGGCTTGCAGAAATTGTCCTGGGGCAAAATCATCCCTGCTACGCTCAGTGTCTGCACGACAGCCAGATTTGGGTGCTTGACGCGGCCATTATTCAGGAAAAAATCCATTCAGACCATGAGGTCATGAGCGACATCCTGTATACGATGACCGATCGGCTCATTCATCATCAAAGTACGGTTGAACTGCTGATTTCCAAGCCTGTGCCGTGGAGGCTCGCCTGGCTTCTCCAGCAATTGGGCACGCCTGTTGGCGATGGCGATTCCAGAATCGACCTGGTACTGAACCATGAGGAAATATCCAACATGATCGGATGCAGTCGGCAGACGGTCTCGGAATTGCTGAGCAAATGGAAGGCCCAGGGCATCATCAGCTATGACCGGAAGCATATTGTGCTTCACAATGTACAAGCGATATTCGGCGCCAGCGGCATGAATTGA
- the gluQRS gene encoding tRNA glutamyl-Q(34) synthetase GluQRS: MELQDQPIRGRFAPTPSGWIHLGNARTALLSWLHVRSLGGTYILRIEDIDMTRARSPLAQGIMEDLRWIGLEWDEGPDVGGPYGPYTQSQRLERFQAALDKLQGQDMLYPCFCSRADIVAAASAPHGLSGEGPAYSGTCRSLTPQEAETNSQHKLPSLRFKVPQNSDAVISFHDQVAGHAIFGAGDGGDFIVKRADGMFSYQLAVVVDDADMHITDVLRGYDLLDSTPRQLLLYQALGLQPPRFAHVPLVLGPDGRRLAKRHGGVALRAMRRQGITPEAVIGWLAYFSGLLDSPEPVKAVDLVQDFHLDKLPKEPVILTEQFFRRLSDLQR; this comes from the coding sequence ATGGAATTACAGGACCAACCCATCAGAGGGAGATTTGCTCCAACACCATCGGGATGGATACACTTGGGAAACGCCCGCACCGCGTTGTTGTCATGGCTGCACGTTCGTTCCCTGGGCGGAACCTATATTTTACGTATCGAGGACATTGATATGACACGGGCTCGCAGCCCATTGGCCCAAGGAATTATGGAAGATTTGCGCTGGATCGGTCTGGAATGGGACGAAGGACCGGATGTAGGCGGTCCCTACGGTCCCTACACTCAAAGCCAGCGGCTGGAACGCTTCCAGGCTGCATTGGACAAACTACAGGGGCAGGATATGCTGTATCCTTGCTTTTGCAGCCGGGCGGATATTGTGGCCGCCGCCAGTGCTCCGCATGGACTGTCTGGTGAAGGGCCAGCCTATTCGGGGACGTGTCGCAGTCTTACCCCTCAGGAAGCAGAGACCAACTCACAACATAAGCTCCCTTCACTTCGCTTTAAAGTACCGCAAAATTCGGATGCGGTGATTTCATTTCATGATCAGGTAGCAGGCCATGCAATCTTCGGCGCCGGGGATGGAGGAGATTTTATCGTTAAACGGGCAGACGGCATGTTCTCCTATCAGCTGGCCGTCGTTGTCGACGATGCTGACATGCATATCACCGACGTGCTGCGCGGGTACGATCTGCTCGATTCGACACCTCGTCAGCTATTGCTATACCAAGCTTTGGGCTTGCAGCCGCCACGCTTCGCACACGTCCCCCTCGTCTTGGGGCCTGACGGACGAAGGCTCGCCAAACGACACGGCGGTGTAGCACTCCGGGCCATGCGTAGGCAGGGAATTACACCGGAAGCGGTCATTGGCTGGCTCGCCTATTTTTCCGGGTTGCTGGATTCTCCCGAGCCTGTGAAGGCTGTGGATTTGGTCCAGGATTTTCATCTCGATAAGCTGCCCAAGGAGCCAGTCATCCTGACGGAACAGTTCTTCAGGAGACTGTCAGATTTGCAGCGTTAA
- a CDS encoding DnaJ family domain-containing protein: MGMFFRMAEQKIAEAMAKGEFDHLPGAGKPLVIEDLSHVPEELRMSYKLLKNAGILPEELQLQQECVQMRDLLHACHEAGEQQRISRRLTEKSLRLRMLLEERGLNTSSVFYEYESAVRKRLEE, translated from the coding sequence ATGGGAATGTTCTTCAGAATGGCTGAGCAGAAGATTGCAGAGGCGATGGCGAAAGGCGAGTTTGATCATTTACCCGGAGCAGGCAAGCCGCTGGTCATCGAGGATTTATCACATGTTCCAGAGGAACTGCGTATGTCGTACAAGCTACTGAAAAATGCGGGCATTTTACCGGAGGAGCTTCAGCTACAGCAGGAATGTGTCCAGATGCGTGATTTGCTTCATGCTTGTCATGAGGCAGGAGAGCAGCAGCGGATCAGTCGCAGGCTGACTGAAAAGTCACTTCGTCTCCGCATGCTGCTGGAAGAGAGAGGACTGAATACTTCGTCTGTATTTTATGAATATGAGTCGGCTGTGCGTAAGCGGTTGGAGGAATAG
- the cas2 gene encoding CRISPR-associated endonuclease Cas2, protein MLILITYDVSTVDREGRKRLAKVAKKCVDHGQRVQNSVFECILDSTQFRRLKYELEELIDKKEDSLRFYNLGDNYKKKVEHIGVKEAYDMESPLIL, encoded by the coding sequence TTGCTCATTTTGATTACTTATGATGTAAGTACGGTAGACAGAGAAGGTAGAAAAAGACTGGCAAAGGTTGCGAAAAAGTGTGTAGATCACGGACAAAGGGTGCAAAATTCTGTATTTGAATGTATTTTGGATTCGACCCAGTTCCGCCGTTTAAAGTATGAATTAGAAGAATTGATAGACAAAAAAGAAGACAGCCTGCGTTTCTACAACTTAGGCGATAACTACAAAAAGAAAGTAGAGCATATAGGGGTCAAAGAGGCTTACGATATGGAAAGCCCACTCATTTTATAA
- the cas1c gene encoding type I-C CRISPR-associated endonuclease Cas1c gives MKKLLNTLFVTMPDTYLSLDGENIVVKQEESILARYPLHNLEAVCTFGYSGVSPGLMGACATRNIDLTFMTRSGRFLARVTGESRGNVVLRKEQYRISDDDRRSARVARNMIIGKIYNHKWILERATRDHQLRIDMDRMKKVSASLTEIMKQVREVEELDILRGLEGTAAVQYNSVFDELILQQKDDFYFHGRHKRPPLDNVNALLSFAYTLLSNDMKSALEAVGLDAYVGFLHRDRPGRESLALDVMEELRGVYADRFVLSLINKKLIHGTGFYRKENGSVMMDDDTRKIVLKAWQERKQDKIIHPYLNEKMSWGLVPYSQALLLARHIRGDLDEYPPFLWK, from the coding sequence ATGAAAAAACTACTGAACACATTATTTGTGACCATGCCAGATACGTACTTGTCACTGGATGGGGAAAATATCGTAGTCAAACAAGAAGAGTCCATTCTTGCACGGTATCCTTTGCATAATTTGGAGGCAGTTTGCACTTTTGGCTACTCAGGAGTCAGTCCTGGCTTGATGGGAGCTTGTGCAACACGTAACATAGACCTAACCTTTATGACGCGAAGCGGACGTTTCCTGGCACGAGTTACGGGAGAAAGCCGGGGAAATGTAGTGCTGAGAAAAGAACAGTACCGGATTTCCGATGATGATAGAAGAAGCGCTCGTGTAGCCAGAAATATGATTATAGGTAAGATCTATAACCATAAATGGATTTTGGAACGGGCTACGAGGGACCACCAGCTTCGGATTGACATGGATCGTATGAAAAAGGTGAGCGCTTCTTTAACAGAGATCATGAAGCAGGTCCGTGAAGTGGAGGAGCTAGACATTTTACGGGGCTTGGAGGGTACGGCGGCCGTTCAGTATAATTCCGTTTTTGACGAGCTGATCTTGCAGCAAAAAGATGATTTTTATTTTCATGGACGCCATAAACGTCCACCGTTAGATAATGTAAATGCGTTGTTATCTTTTGCCTATACATTGCTGTCCAACGATATGAAATCGGCTTTGGAAGCTGTCGGCCTGGATGCGTATGTAGGTTTTCTGCATCGAGATCGTCCGGGAAGAGAATCTTTGGCATTGGATGTGATGGAAGAGCTTCGAGGAGTATATGCCGACCGTTTTGTGCTGTCTTTGATTAACAAAAAGCTAATTCATGGCACAGGATTTTATAGGAAAGAAAACGGATCTGTGATGATGGATGATGATACGAGGAAAATCGTATTGAAGGCCTGGCAGGAACGGAAACAGGACAAGATCATTCATCCTTATCTGAATGAGAAGATGTCTTGGGGGCTGGTGCCTTATTCACAGGCATTGCTTTTGGCAAGGCATATTCGGGGAGACTTGGACGAGTACCCTCCATTTTTGTGGAAGTAG
- the cas4 gene encoding CRISPR-associated protein Cas4 — MQGYNEEDYLLLSGIQHFNFCRRQWALIHIEQQWEENVRTIEGNHLHRKADQPMIREKRGDKLVVRALPVHSRELGITGICDVVEFVRDPLGVPLAGEEGTYLPFPVEYKRGKPKRNDSDHAQLVAQVMCLEEMLVCEISKGYFYYDEIKHRVEVIITASDRERVRASLQEMRHYFERNHTPKAKAGPHCQSCSLQHICVPEILNKKSVSSFIESRIAE, encoded by the coding sequence ATGCAGGGCTATAACGAAGAAGATTATTTGCTATTATCCGGTATTCAGCATTTTAATTTCTGTAGAAGACAGTGGGCGCTTATTCACATTGAGCAGCAATGGGAAGAAAACGTGCGAACGATTGAGGGCAATCATTTGCACCGAAAAGCCGATCAGCCGATGATTCGTGAGAAAAGAGGGGATAAGCTCGTTGTACGCGCATTACCTGTACATTCCAGAGAGCTTGGGATCACTGGTATCTGTGACGTGGTGGAGTTTGTGCGTGATCCCCTTGGTGTCCCACTTGCAGGGGAGGAAGGGACGTACCTTCCTTTTCCTGTGGAATACAAGCGTGGCAAGCCGAAACGAAATGATTCGGACCATGCCCAGTTGGTCGCACAAGTAATGTGTCTGGAAGAAATGCTCGTATGTGAGATTTCAAAAGGCTACTTTTATTACGATGAGATCAAGCATCGCGTAGAGGTTATCATCACAGCGTCTGACCGTGAACGTGTGCGTGCCAGCTTGCAGGAAATGCGGCATTATTTTGAGCGAAACCATACACCCAAAGCCAAAGCAGGTCCCCATTGCCAAAGCTGCTCGCTTCAACACATATGTGTGCCGGAGATTTTGAATAAAAAATCAGTTTCAAGCTTTATTGAAAGCAGGATCGCTGAATGA